The DNA sequence AGCATAATATTGTTATCTTTTTCAAGTAGTGTAATTGCTTGTTTGGGAGTGATGCTTTCAAAGTTTGCAAATATCCATCCTTTTGTGTAGGCAAACCACACTATCAGTACAATCATTGCAATATAATAAGAGTAGTCGATTGCTTTTTTCATTTTATTCTCTTTTTTAATACTATTATATCATTTTTATTTTGTTTCACATAGTTACAGTTGTAATTGATATTATTTTATGATATCAAAGTAGTACAAATAGTTTAATCATCTTTTAGTTAAGATAGAAGTACTATTCTGAGAATACTTTACCAATACCGGTAAAGGGGAATGAAACTTAGCTAAGGGATTACTATGACTCATGTAATTACACAACATCCATACTACGGTGTTTTTATCCTATTTGCATTAACATCAATTGCATTTACGGCAACACTATTTTTGGCTCGTCTCATTAGTCGAAAACTTGCCAAACTCGATACTGAGAAGCTTAAACTTACTATCTACGAGTGTGGACCTGAAGTTACCAAACAACCAAATACTATATCAGCACAGTTCTACTTGATTGCACTTTTGTTTATTTTATTTGATGTGGAGATCATTTTTATGTTTCCATGGGCGATTGATTTTAAGTTACTTGGATGGTTTGGTTTTGCAGAAATGATTCTATTTATTTTACTACTTGCAATTGGTTTTGTATATGCATGGAAGAAAGGAGCACTTGAATGGCACAGCATCAAGTAAATTATACCAGTACAGCTGGATTACCAATAGCACTAACTTCGGTAGACAAACTCGTCAACTGGGGACGTTCAAACTCACTTTGGCCATTAACCTATGGACTCGCATGTTGTGCGATTGAGATGATGGCATCAGGAGCTTCCCGTTATGACTTTGACCGTATGGGTACAATTTTTAGGGCTTCTCCAAGGCAAGCAGATGTAATGATTCTTGCAGGGACACTCTCAAAGAAGCATGCGGAATTTGCAAGACGTCTTTATGATCAGATGACAGAGCCAAAATGGGTTATTTCCATGGGATCGTGTGCCAACACGGGTGGTATGTTTAATACTTATGCAACCGTACAAGGTGTTGATCGTATTGTACCAGTTGATATTTACCTACCTGGATGTGCGCCTAGACCAGAGACACTTCAGTATGCACTTATGATGCTTCAGAAGAAAATTAGACGTGAGTCTGCAAATATGAAAAAAAATATCAAACAAAACTTGAGGTTAGTATAATGAGAAAATATGTACCAAAAGATAATGTACAAGCAAAATCCTACTATACCGATAGATATTGGGTTGCACCAAGAGTCCCTAGAGAGGCAGTAGAAAAAGGTACACACTTTGAGACAGTAATGAAGGCTATGAAAACTTTTGCTAAAGAGTCATATGTTGAAGCAGAACAACTGGTGATTCACATCGATGCCAAAGAGAATTTTAAAGCCATCAAGACACTTAAAAAACAGTGTGGTTATACGCAATGTTCAGAACAGAGTGCAGTAGATTATCTTGCACAGAATAATGAATTTGAGCTCTTCTACCAGTTCCTTAATATTGATGAAGCAAAGCGTGTACGTATTGTCTGTCGTATTAAACAAGGTGAAGCAATAGAGTCAATTGTACCACTGTTTAACTCAGCAAATTTTGCAGAACGTGAGATGTATGATATGTTTGGTATTAAAGTTAATAATCACCCACTTCTTAAGCGTATTATTATGCCTGATGATTGGGAAGGGCATCCACTTCTTAAGACTTACCCACTACACGGAGATGAGTTTGCTTCATGGTATGAGGTTGATAAAATTTTTGGAAAAGAGTACCGTAATATTATTGGGCCTGAAAACCGTGATCCTGCACATATTGATCATTATGATACTAAGCGTTTTTCAAGAGTTGGCTATGAAGTACCGTTTGGTGAGGATATATCCAAGGGCGAGAAAGAGCAACAGATTGAGTACAGCAAAACCATCCTTGTCGATTATAGTAAAAAGTCTGGCAAACAACTCAATGAGAGAAAGTAAGAGGGAGTAGAGTATGCAACAACCAAATAAATTAACACCATTCTTTGAAAATCTCAATTTTGAGCGTGATGACAATACGATGGTAATCAACTTCGGTCCTCAGCACCCTTCTGCTCATGGACAGCTGAGATTGGTTCTTGAGCTTGATGGTGAACAGGTGGTCAAAGCTTATCCAGATATTGGGTATCTTCATAGAGGTATTGAAAAGATGGCCGAGAATATGACCTATAATGAGTTTCTACCAACAACAGATCGTTTGGATTATATTGCGGCAACTTCTAATAACTATGCGTATGCATTGGCAGTGGAAAAGCTACTTGGCATTGAAGCACCACGTCGTGCACAGGCAATTCGTACAATACTGTTGGAGATTAATCGTATTATCTCCCATCTTTTCTTTATTGCAACACATGCACTTGATGTTGGTGCCATGTCAGTCTTTCTTTATGCCTTTCGTGAAAGAGAGTTTGCCATGGATCTCATGGAAGACTACTGTGGTGCACGCTTAACACATTCTGCGGTACGTATTGGGGGTGTACCTCTTGACCTTCCTGAAGGTTTTATTGAGAATATGATTGCATGGTGTGACAAGGTTGACCATGAAGTGAAGAATACTTACGAGGCACTTCTAACGGAGAACCGTATTTGGAAGATGCGTCTGGAGAATGTCGGGGTAATCTCTGCAGAAGATGCACTCAATTGGGGATGTACCGGTCCAATGCTTAGAGGCTCCGGGGTTAAGTATGATATCCGTAAAGAAGAGCCGTATGAACTCTATGGTGAGCTTGATTTTGATATTCCCGTTTCTGATAGATGTGATTCTTATGGGCGATATAAGCTTTATATGGAAGAGATTTGTCAATCTACCCGTATCCTTAGACAGCTTGTATCAATATACAAAGATAGTCCCTCTGAACTGATGGCACATGCACCACAGTATATCTCTGCACCAAAAGAAGAGATTATGACTCAGAACTATGCACTAATGCAACACTTTGTTTTGGTTACGCAAGGGATGAGACCACCTAAAGGCGAGGTTTATGTACCAACCGAATCGCCCAAAGGAGAACTAGGTTTTTATATAAAATCAGAGGGTGAGCCATATGCCTATCGCCTAAAGTGTAGGGCACCAAGCTTTTTCCATACGGGATTACTTCAAAATATTCTTGTAGGTACATATATTGCAGATGTCGTTACGATTATTGGTTCTACCAATATCGTATTCGGTGAAGTTGATAGATAGGAGTAACGATGAAAAGATATGATTTAAGACATTTACATGATAACTTCTATAATAGAATGGCAGAACTAATTGATCAGGGTCTTAAGGTTGGTGAGGTTGGTATCTTTCTTTTTGAAGTTGGTGATTTTTCCCATATTCAGAAGTCTGCAGATTTTATTAAAGAATTAGGTCATGATTTAATGAATTCCTTAAAGTTTAATGAAGTAGACTGGACAATTGTTGTCAAAAAGGTTGATGAAGAGATACGTAGAGAAAGAGCCAAAAAAGTGGAAGAAGCATGCATTGAAGCAGAAAGAAAAGTAACCGAAAAGATTGCTTTGGCAGAAGAAAAGGCTAAATAAAATGTCACGTATAATATTCTCTACTTGGAGGGATGAATTTATTGATAATCGTAGTAAATCACCCAATGAGTGGAGTGAATCTAAATTTAAATTACCTGAAACTTATGATGGTGATATAAAGTCTAAGGCTTTTATCGGATGGGACGGTGTTGCAATCTTTAATGAAGATATTGATGCAGTTGAGCTTGCTTCACAATATGCGGCACAATATCAAGAGTACTCCGAAGCATGTGGACGCTGTGCACCTGGTCGGTGGGGTGGACGTATTTTATATGATTTGCTTGATAAAATTGCACGTGGTGAAGGAGCACATGACGATATTGCTCACCTCAAAGAGATATCTAAGACTATGATGACTACTTCTAAATGTGAGATTGGAAAGACGGTTCCAAAACCTATTCTTGACTTGATGGAGCATTATAAGGATCAATTTGATACTTGTATTAATATGCAGCAACCCTCTAGGCATTATGGTGGAGATACCTCCTATATTGCCAAGATAACAGCACCATGTACCGATATGTGTCCAGCACATGTAGATATTCCTGCTTATATTGAAGGTGTGCGTGATATGATTTTTACTGATTCACTTGTTGCAACACGCCAGACAATGCCTTTGGCACACACCTGTGGACGTGTTTGTCCGCACCCATGTGAAGATGCTTGTCGACGTACAAACCTTGATGAGCCAATTTCTATTATGGAACTTAAGCGTCTTGGGGCCGATTATGAAACAGATCATGCATTATCATGGCAACATCCATTTGAAGTGCAACCCCCAAGAAATGATGGGAAAAAAGTAGCAATTATTGGTGCAGGACCTGCAGGACTGACTGCAGCATATTATCTTGGTATTCAAGGTATTCACGTTGATATTTTTGAAGAGCTTCCGGTTAATGGAGGAGAAGTTGCAGTAGGTGTACCAGAGTACCGTATGCCTATTGACAAGTATAATAAAGATATTCAACTAGTACTTGATTTACCAACAGTCCATATTCACAATAATCATCGCGTTGATGCAAATCGTCTTAAAGAAATTGATACTGAATATGATGCAACACTACTTGCTTTTGGTACACGTTTATCTAAGAAAGTACGTGCAACAAATGAGAATCCAAAAATGAAAGGTTATTGGGGTGCAATTGCTATGCTTGATAAGGTTAACCTTTGGAGTAAGTATGGTATTGGTTCTTCTGTATCTAATGAACTTAAAGACAAAATTATTGTTTGTGTTGGTGGAGGGTTTACCTCTATGGATGTGGTACGCTGTGCCATTCGTGAAGGCGCAAAGAAAGTAATTATGCTCTATAGGCGTGATGAGAAGACAATTATTCGAAATACAACGTATGAAGAGTATCATGAAGCTGTTGAAGAAGGTGTTGAGTTCATCTTTCACTCTGCAATTGAAGAGATATTTGATGATGGTGAGAAAATTACTAAACTTAAGGTTAACCGCTTTGAACTTGTACCCGATCCTGATGGTGGCAGACCTCAGCTTATTAAGATGGAAGGGGAGGATTTTGAGATTGAGTGCGACTATCTGATTCCAGCAGTCTCACAAGCAGCAGATCTTCAGATTCTACCTGAAGAGTGGAATATTGAATTAACATCATGGAATACCATATTAACCAATGGACGTGATTTTATGAGTTCATATCCGGGTCTTTTTGCTGCAGGTGATTGTGAATATGGACCAATGACTATTGTGAATGCAGTTGGACAGGCACGACGCGCTGCATCAGTGATTAGTCGCTATATTTATGATAAAAAAGTTTCTTTGATGGATGATGAGATTATGGAAGATCACCTCAATAAGCTCAAGGTTTATGACAAGAATGAGAAGATTACAGGCTGGATGCCAGGATTACCACGTGCAGTTAGTGAAAAACTTGAAGTAGATGAGCGTAAGCATAATAATAAAGAGGTTAACCTTGGTTTCACTGGAGAAGAGGCAATTGCTGAAGCAGAGCGCTGTATGCGTTGTTACTATATCTCTATGGTAGCAGTGTGATAGGGAAGGGCGGTATAAGATGAGCAACAGTATACATAATTCGATGAATACGGGAAAACCAATTACTATTACGATTGATGGTAAAAAGTGTAAAAGTATTTTTGGTAAGACAATCCTTGAAATTGCACGAGAGAATGATATTTATATTCCAACAATGTGTTATTTGACTAAAGTACAGCCAATTGCATCATGCCGTATGTGTGTAGTTAATGTCAAAGATGTTGAGGGGATGATTCTTTCTTGTCAAGAGAAAGCAGTTGATGGTGCTGTGGTCACAACCAACAACAAAGAGCTCTATCAGGAGCGACAAAATATTATGAAACTCTATAATGTAAATCACCCTCTTGAGTGTGGTGTATGCGATAAGAGTGGTGAATGTGATCTTCAGAACAAGACAATGGAGTTTGATGTTAATCAACAACATTTTACCACACGTGATCAGCACAGACCGGTTGAGGATTGGGGGCATGTCTCTTATGACCCAGCACTTTGTATTATGTGTGAGAAGTGTGTACGGGTCTCTACAGAAATTACAGGTGATGAAGCTCTTAAGGTAAAATTTGGTGGTTACTCTTCAGAAATTATCAATGTTAAAAAAGAGAAACACTATGCTTCTTTAGGTGAAGCAGCAGCAGTTTGTCCAGTTGGTGCATTAACACAAACACACTTTAAGTACACAGCAAATGCATGGGAAATGAATAAAATTCCAAGTGCTTGCCCACATTGTGGTAGTGGTTGTCAAATGTATTATGAGGTACGTAATGACAAGATATATCGTGTGACAAATGAGTATGAATTTAGTAATCTATGTGGTGCAGGGCGTTTTGGTTTTGATTATGCTAATGAGGATGTTATAAAAGACAAAAAAGCCTTTGCAAAAGCTATCGAGGCATTTAAAAAGGCTAGAAGTATTATATTTGGTAGTCAGATTAGCAATGAAGAGGCACTAATTCTTCAGAAACTTAAAGAGAAGTATGGTTTCAAGCTTATTTCGCATGAGGCAAGAGCTTACCAGAAGTTTATGGCTTCTTATGCCAAGATGACAGGAAAGCATCTTTATGGTGGTAGCCTTAAGGAGCTTTCTAGTTCACAGGGAATTATTGTGCTTGGGAGTCGTATTAATAGTGACTCTCCAGTGGTCAAATATCATATCAATATGGCAAGTAAATGGCACCAAGCAAGAGTAGTCTACATGCATTCTATGGAAGACAGTGAGATTCAAAATATTGTTACACAATTTATTAAGTATGAAGTAGGCAGCGAAGAGGGAGTAGTAGCATTACTATTACATACACTATTAAGTGATATAGAATTAACCAAGACACTTAGTACTACATTAAATGCTCTTGATATTGGAAACCTTTCTGCAGAGAGTAATATTGGAGAAGAGGAGTTTGAGACACTCAAAAAATCACTACTTAACAAACATAGTTTTTCACTGGTGGTCGGAAATGATCTCTATACTCATCCTAGAGCAGAGCAGATTGCCAAATGGATTGCATTACTTGAGCAATATGCAGGCTTTAATGTAATTTGTGTACCACCCCCAAGTAATGCAATGGGTATCTCTCTTATCTGTGATCTTGATGATACGACAGAGGGGTACACGGTTGGCTACAATGTTAGAGGTGACTTTACACTCTCTGCTTTGGGAAATGGTGATCTTGATATGCCTGCACTTAACCAGCAGGAGGGAACACTGGTAACAGTGGACAAGTGTGTCGTACCAATGAATGTGGCACTTCCTTATGGTGGATATGTTCTGAATGATATTGCCAATGCACTAGGATTGCATGCAGAATATACAATTGATTATACACCACAACTTCCCGAAGAGAAAGGATTTAGTGGTATTGACTTTGATGCATTACCAGATTACTTTGATGCTGTGGGAATGGAACATCGTGGTTATCTTCTCAAGCCTCAGGAGGTGTCGGTAAAGTGTACACTTGAAGAGGTTAAGGAACTTGAGGCTTATGATGGTGCGGTAATCTATAGGTGTGACCCAGTTAACCAATTTTCTCCGTTTACAGCAAAGTCACCACTTTTAATGGATGAGCCAGTCCTCTCTGGATCACCACAGTTTGCAACTATAACTAAGTTGCATGATGGTGATCTTATCACCTTTGAGGTGGATGGTATACAATTTAAACGTATGTTTAAGATCGATACATCCATGAAGGGAACTATTGCACTCAATCCGACATTTGATATGGAATTAAGTGCATCTTTGCTATCCTCTTACAGGTTTAGTCGGCTGATTTTTGAAAAAGTCAATAACGAGAATATAGGAAATGATCATGAGTGAAGTAAAAACAGTAGAGAGTATGGTTACCATTACTATTGATGGTAAGATATATCAGGCAAAAGAGGGCGAATATATTCTCAATGCCGCACGTGCAAACAATGTTTTCATTCCTGCTATTTGTTATTTGACACGATGTAGCCCTACATTGGCATGTCGTCTGTGTTTGGTAGAGGTGGATGGCAAGCAGGTCTATGCTTGTAATGCCAAAGTTAAGGAGGATATGGAGATCACGGTTGATACACCAAATATCCTTGAAGAGCGCCGTGCGATTATGGAGGTTTATGATGTGAACCACCCACTTCAGTGTGGCGTCTGTGACAAGTCTGGTGAATGTGAACTTCAGAACTATACCCTTGAACTGGCAGTGGACTCTCAAAGCTATGCTATCCCTGATACCAAAAGAGAGACTAAGAATTGGAGTTCAGTACTTCACTATGATGCAGGATTGTGTATTGTCTGTGAAAGATGTACAACCGTTTGTAAGGATATGATTGGTGATACAGCAATTAGTACAACCAAAAGAGGTG is a window from the Sulfurovum sp. genome containing:
- a CDS encoding NAD(P)H-quinone oxidoreductase subunit 3, which codes for MTHVITQHPYYGVFILFALTSIAFTATLFLARLISRKLAKLDTEKLKLTIYECGPEVTKQPNTISAQFYLIALLFILFDVEIIFMFPWAIDFKLLGWFGFAEMILFILLLAIGFVYAWKKGALEWHSIK
- a CDS encoding FAD-dependent oxidoreductase, producing the protein MSRIIFSTWRDEFIDNRSKSPNEWSESKFKLPETYDGDIKSKAFIGWDGVAIFNEDIDAVELASQYAAQYQEYSEACGRCAPGRWGGRILYDLLDKIARGEGAHDDIAHLKEISKTMMTTSKCEIGKTVPKPILDLMEHYKDQFDTCINMQQPSRHYGGDTSYIAKITAPCTDMCPAHVDIPAYIEGVRDMIFTDSLVATRQTMPLAHTCGRVCPHPCEDACRRTNLDEPISIMELKRLGADYETDHALSWQHPFEVQPPRNDGKKVAIIGAGPAGLTAAYYLGIQGIHVDIFEELPVNGGEVAVGVPEYRMPIDKYNKDIQLVLDLPTVHIHNNHRVDANRLKEIDTEYDATLLAFGTRLSKKVRATNENPKMKGYWGAIAMLDKVNLWSKYGIGSSVSNELKDKIIVCVGGGFTSMDVVRCAIREGAKKVIMLYRRDEKTIIRNTTYEEYHEAVEEGVEFIFHSAIEEIFDDGEKITKLKVNRFELVPDPDGGRPQLIKMEGEDFEIECDYLIPAVSQAADLQILPEEWNIELTSWNTILTNGRDFMSSYPGLFAAGDCEYGPMTIVNAVGQARRAASVISRYIYDKKVSLMDDEIMEDHLNKLKVYDKNEKITGWMPGLPRAVSEKLEVDERKHNNKEVNLGFTGEEAIAEAERCMRCYYISMVAV
- a CDS encoding NADH-ubiquinone oxidoreductase subunit E family protein, producing the protein MKRYDLRHLHDNFYNRMAELIDQGLKVGEVGIFLFEVGDFSHIQKSADFIKELGHDLMNSLKFNEVDWTIVVKKVDEEIRRERAKKVEEACIEAERKVTEKIALAEEKAK
- a CDS encoding NADH-quinone oxidoreductase subunit B, with protein sequence MAQHQVNYTSTAGLPIALTSVDKLVNWGRSNSLWPLTYGLACCAIEMMASGASRYDFDRMGTIFRASPRQADVMILAGTLSKKHAEFARRLYDQMTEPKWVISMGSCANTGGMFNTYATVQGVDRIVPVDIYLPGCAPRPETLQYALMMLQKKIRRESANMKKNIKQNLRLV
- a CDS encoding NADH-quinone oxidoreductase subunit C; the encoded protein is MRKYVPKDNVQAKSYYTDRYWVAPRVPREAVEKGTHFETVMKAMKTFAKESYVEAEQLVIHIDAKENFKAIKTLKKQCGYTQCSEQSAVDYLAQNNEFELFYQFLNIDEAKRVRIVCRIKQGEAIESIVPLFNSANFAEREMYDMFGIKVNNHPLLKRIIMPDDWEGHPLLKTYPLHGDEFASWYEVDKIFGKEYRNIIGPENRDPAHIDHYDTKRFSRVGYEVPFGEDISKGEKEQQIEYSKTILVDYSKKSGKQLNERK
- a CDS encoding (2Fe-2S)-binding protein, which codes for MSNSIHNSMNTGKPITITIDGKKCKSIFGKTILEIARENDIYIPTMCYLTKVQPIASCRMCVVNVKDVEGMILSCQEKAVDGAVVTTNNKELYQERQNIMKLYNVNHPLECGVCDKSGECDLQNKTMEFDVNQQHFTTRDQHRPVEDWGHVSYDPALCIMCEKCVRVSTEITGDEALKVKFGGYSSEIINVKKEKHYASLGEAAAVCPVGALTQTHFKYTANAWEMNKIPSACPHCGSGCQMYYEVRNDKIYRVTNEYEFSNLCGAGRFGFDYANEDVIKDKKAFAKAIEAFKKARSIIFGSQISNEEALILQKLKEKYGFKLISHEARAYQKFMASYAKMTGKHLYGGSLKELSSSQGIIVLGSRINSDSPVVKYHINMASKWHQARVVYMHSMEDSEIQNIVTQFIKYEVGSEEGVVALLLHTLLSDIELTKTLSTTLNALDIGNLSAESNIGEEEFETLKKSLLNKHSFSLVVGNDLYTHPRAEQIAKWIALLEQYAGFNVICVPPPSNAMGISLICDLDDTTEGYTVGYNVRGDFTLSALGNGDLDMPALNQQEGTLVTVDKCVVPMNVALPYGGYVLNDIANALGLHAEYTIDYTPQLPEEKGFSGIDFDALPDYFDAVGMEHRGYLLKPQEVSVKCTLEEVKELEAYDGAVIYRCDPVNQFSPFTAKSPLLMDEPVLSGSPQFATITKLHDGDLITFEVDGIQFKRMFKIDTSMKGTIALNPTFDMELSASLLSSYRFSRLIFEKVNNENIGNDHE
- the nuoD gene encoding NADH dehydrogenase (quinone) subunit D is translated as MQQPNKLTPFFENLNFERDDNTMVINFGPQHPSAHGQLRLVLELDGEQVVKAYPDIGYLHRGIEKMAENMTYNEFLPTTDRLDYIAATSNNYAYALAVEKLLGIEAPRRAQAIRTILLEINRIISHLFFIATHALDVGAMSVFLYAFREREFAMDLMEDYCGARLTHSAVRIGGVPLDLPEGFIENMIAWCDKVDHEVKNTYEALLTENRIWKMRLENVGVISAEDALNWGCTGPMLRGSGVKYDIRKEEPYELYGELDFDIPVSDRCDSYGRYKLYMEEICQSTRILRQLVSIYKDSPSELMAHAPQYISAPKEEIMTQNYALMQHFVLVTQGMRPPKGEVYVPTESPKGELGFYIKSEGEPYAYRLKCRAPSFFHTGLLQNILVGTYIADVVTIIGSTNIVFGEVDR